Proteins co-encoded in one Fusarium musae strain F31 chromosome 3, whole genome shotgun sequence genomic window:
- the NMT1_2 gene encoding glycylpeptide N-tetradecanoyltransferase (EggNog:ENOG41~BUSCO:EOG09261SS1), whose amino-acid sequence MSEESKPIEPVVDETNAELKGKAIAHADAEAEADDNDAAESGSEEEHEEQHAAEGSGDKKKKKKKKKSKRAKVKEALTGSKSAPTDSDFHKALDGLTPQQIKEFLALNPALSQEVNKASKSDDPSGSQAADMLKKMSLQDIMTGLAAGGKNAKDMGSYKFWQTQPVPKFGEDATLKEGPLRIQKVEEVDKEPAPLIPGFEWVTMDLTNDEEIKEVYELLNKHYVEDDEAMFRFNYSPSILRWAMMPPGWKKEYHVGVRATQSRLLVAFISAIPVHLRVRENVVTCSEVNFLAIHKKLRGKRLTPVLIKEITRRSNLNEIWQGLYTAGVVLPKPVSTCRYFHRAINWQKLYECGFSPLPANSKPQYQVRKYALPDDTSTKGLRPLEEKDLDAVMDLYKRYNARFDMTPEFSRQEAHHWFVPKVGPNDQQVVWTYVVEDENKKITDFFSFFCIESTAIGNAKHNVIKVAYMFYYGTDVALQDKFDKAALKKRLNELVHDALIISKRHKFDVFNALTLMDNALFLEQQKFGAGDGQLHYYLFNYRVNPIAGGVDRKNQLDEENLSGIGLVMP is encoded by the exons ATGTCCGAGGAGTCCAAGCCAATTGAGCCCGTCGTCGACGAGACGAACGCCgagctcaagggcaaggccatCGCTCACGCCGACGCCGAAGCTGAAGCCGACGACAACGATGCCGCCGAATCTGGATCCGAGGAGGAGCATGAGGAGCAACACGCTGCTGAAGGATCcggcgacaagaagaagaaaaagaagaagaagaagtcgaagcGAGCGAAGGTCAAGGAGGCCCTGACCGGCTCAAAATCCGCGCCGACCGATTCCGATTTCCACAAGGCCCTCGATGGCCTCACTCCTCAGCAGATCAAGGAGTTCCTCGCCCTCAACCCAGCCCTCTCCCAAGAGGTGAATAAAGCCTCCAAGAGCGATGATCCTTCCGGCTCTCAGGCTGCCGATATGCTCAAGAAAATGTCACTACAAGATATCATGACTGGTCTTGCCGCTGGCGGAAAGAACGCCAAAGATATGGGATCGTATAAGTTCTGGCAGACCCAGCCTGTACCCAAGTTTGGAGAGGATGCGACTTTGAAGGAGGGCCCCTTACGGATTCAGAAGGTCGAGGAGGTCGACAAGGAGCCCGCCCCTCTAATTCCTGGCTTTGAATGGGTTACGATGGATTTGACCAatgatgaggagatcaaggaagTTTACGAGCTGTTGAACAAGCACTAcgtcgaggacgatgaggctATGTTCCGCTTCAACTATTCCCCCTCTATTCTTCGATG GGCCATGATGCCTCCTGGCTGGAAGAAGGAATATCATGTTGGTGTCCGCGCAACCCAGTCCCGTCTTCTCGTAGCTTTTATCTCGGCCATCCCCGTTCACCTCCGTGTCCGAGAGAACGTTGTTACCTGCTCTGAGGTTAACTTCCTTGCCATCCACAAGAAGCTCCGAGGCAAGCGACTTACACCAGTACTCATTAAGGAGATTACCAGGCGCAGCAACCTCAACGAGATCTGGCAAGGACTTTACACCGCTGGTGTCGTCCTTCCCAAGCCCGTCAGCACATGCAGATACTTTCATCGCGCTATTAATTGGCAAAAACTCTATGAGTGCGGCTTCAGTCCTCTTCCCGCAAACAGCAAACCTCAGTATCAGGTTCGCAAGTATGCGCTACCAGACGATACTAGCACCAAGGGCCTGCGACCgttggaagagaaggacCTTGATGCTGTTATGGATTTGTATAAGCGATATAATGCGCGCTTCGATATGACGCCTGAGTTCAGTCGCCAGGAAGCTCACCACTGGTTTGTCCCCAAGGTTGGACCCAACGACCAGCAGGTTGTGTGGACATACGTTGTCGAG GACGaaaacaagaagatcacggacttcttctctttcttctgcaTCGAGTCGACGGCTATTGGAAACGCTAAGCACAACGTTATCAAGGTTGCTTACATGTTTTACTACGGTACAGACGTCGCGCTACAGGACAAGTTCGACAAAGCTGCTCTCAAGAAGCGCCTTAACGAGCTTGTTCACGATGCCCTTATCATCTCCAAGCGCCACAAGTTCGATGTGTTCAACGCATTGACG